From Paracoccus suum, the proteins below share one genomic window:
- a CDS encoding ABC-three component system protein, with the protein MDELQRSIYVDRFRLAFHTKKGTAFQDWFVLLAGHALGADFEEVRPYGPYGDLKCDGRRISSGSVFQCYAPDAMKEADLIAKVDEDFHGARAHWNGNMLEWVFVHNDGRGLPPNAVQHIDGLRQAHAPLLITTWSEPELLDLTMMLDLAALQALFGPAASIAIVDRLVMSDLVPIIEALQRQEPNPSDPPLTPPSPEKLEKNALSEESGLFLRIGRRKSALVDTFFQKIPRPDLGERIAEAFRLRYAELKALDLPADTIFKHLQDYAGFNGEPKRQGAALAVLAYFFDSCDIFEDPTIISVEAS; encoded by the coding sequence ATGGATGAGTTGCAGCGGTCCATCTACGTTGATCGTTTCCGTTTGGCGTTTCACACCAAAAAAGGCACCGCCTTTCAGGATTGGTTCGTGCTTCTCGCAGGCCATGCCCTCGGTGCTGATTTCGAGGAGGTCCGCCCCTACGGTCCCTATGGGGACCTGAAATGCGATGGCCGCCGGATCAGCTCCGGCTCGGTTTTCCAGTGCTACGCCCCCGATGCCATGAAGGAAGCCGACCTCATCGCCAAAGTCGATGAAGACTTTCACGGTGCCCGTGCCCATTGGAACGGCAACATGCTGGAGTGGGTCTTCGTCCATAACGACGGGCGCGGACTCCCGCCGAACGCGGTTCAGCATATTGACGGCCTTCGTCAGGCTCATGCGCCGCTGCTCATTACCACTTGGTCCGAGCCGGAGTTGCTGGATCTTACCATGATGCTCGATCTGGCCGCGCTTCAGGCCCTCTTCGGTCCTGCGGCTTCGATAGCGATCGTGGATCGCCTCGTCATGTCTGATCTGGTGCCGATCATCGAGGCGCTCCAGCGGCAGGAGCCCAATCCAAGCGATCCGCCACTGACGCCGCCGTCGCCGGAAAAGCTGGAAAAAAACGCACTATCCGAGGAATCGGGCCTGTTTCTGCGCATTGGTCGACGGAAGTCGGCGCTCGTTGATACATTCTTCCAGAAAATTCCCCGTCCCGATCTCGGCGAGCGCATCGCCGAGGCTTTCCGACTGCGATATGCCGAGCTGAAAGCTCTCGATCTTCCGGCCGACACGATTTTCAAGCACCTTCAGGATTATGCCGGCTTCAATGGCGAGCCGAAGCGTCAGGGAGCGGCGCTGGCAGTCCTCGCTTATTTTTTCGATAGCTGCGACATCTTCGAAGATCCGACCATCATTTCTGTGGAGGCATCATGA
- a CDS encoding ABC-three component system protein: MIRRFGSDLASFKTLTFKPGLNILLADKSEGANDRQSRNGAGKTSFIELVHFLFGADARKDSIFRSDALTAWTFDVSVDIAQETISAARSGAKPSRVFVNGAVENWPIPPQFDTRAGLFELSNENWKANLGQLWFDLPISAGDEAERFQPSFRSLFSYFVRRQNSGGFQQPMQHSGMQQPWDQQVSICYLLGLDWSIPGRFQELRAQEKVAQELRKAARSGDLGRFFGKAADLRTKLTVAEARAVRLRQQLETFEVVPEYKALEREANEITREIDGMNVENVIDGDLLQQLRASLVDEDAPDLGDVTKLYAEAGVVLPDMVRRRFDEVERFHRTIIENRRAHLTAEITSAEARIAERDQRTAERDRRRRQIMGVLRSGGALEHYTSLREEAGRAEAEVEGLRQRLDTAERIESTKAELDIERANLTKALRDDIHERTDIIREAILIFESLSESLYEKAGSLTIGETGSGPQFEVHIDGQRSKGITNMQIFCFDLMLTEISLKNGRGPGFLVHDSHLFDGVDERQVAKALQLGAERAEAAGFQYIVTMNSDALPREGFKAGFNIRSHVMDTKLTDATDTGGLFGLRFE, translated from the coding sequence ATGATCCGCCGTTTCGGCAGCGACCTCGCGTCTTTCAAGACACTGACCTTCAAGCCGGGTTTGAACATCCTGCTGGCCGACAAGAGCGAAGGCGCCAACGATCGCCAGTCGAGGAATGGTGCGGGCAAGACCAGTTTCATCGAGCTGGTCCATTTCTTGTTTGGCGCCGACGCGCGCAAGGATAGCATATTCCGTTCTGATGCGCTGACGGCATGGACCTTCGACGTCTCCGTCGACATTGCGCAAGAAACCATCTCGGCGGCCCGTAGCGGCGCCAAGCCGAGCCGGGTCTTTGTCAATGGCGCCGTCGAGAACTGGCCGATCCCGCCGCAGTTCGACACGCGCGCCGGCCTGTTCGAGTTATCGAATGAGAACTGGAAAGCCAACCTCGGTCAGCTTTGGTTCGACCTGCCCATTTCGGCGGGCGACGAAGCCGAGCGTTTCCAGCCGTCGTTCCGCTCGCTCTTCTCCTATTTCGTCCGTCGTCAGAACAGCGGCGGCTTTCAGCAGCCAATGCAACATTCGGGAATGCAGCAGCCGTGGGATCAGCAGGTCTCGATCTGCTATCTGCTTGGCCTCGACTGGAGTATTCCCGGCCGCTTTCAGGAACTGCGCGCGCAGGAGAAGGTCGCTCAGGAACTGCGTAAGGCAGCCCGCAGCGGCGATCTTGGCCGCTTCTTCGGCAAAGCGGCCGATCTCAGAACGAAGCTGACTGTCGCGGAGGCTCGTGCCGTGCGGCTTCGCCAGCAGCTTGAAACGTTTGAGGTAGTGCCTGAATACAAAGCTCTGGAGCGTGAGGCGAACGAAATTACGCGCGAAATTGACGGGATGAACGTCGAGAATGTGATCGACGGCGATCTCCTGCAACAGCTTCGCGCGTCGCTGGTTGATGAGGATGCGCCCGACTTGGGCGACGTTACGAAACTCTATGCGGAGGCCGGCGTCGTCCTCCCCGACATGGTGCGGCGGCGTTTCGACGAGGTGGAGCGCTTCCACCGAACTATCATCGAGAACCGGCGCGCGCACTTGACCGCCGAGATCACCTCGGCAGAGGCCCGCATCGCTGAACGCGATCAGCGCACAGCCGAGCGCGACCGTCGGCGTCGTCAGATAATGGGTGTGCTGCGCTCCGGTGGAGCACTCGAACATTATACATCGCTGCGCGAAGAAGCCGGCCGGGCCGAGGCTGAGGTCGAGGGACTTCGCCAGCGGCTCGATACCGCTGAACGGATCGAAAGCACCAAGGCTGAACTCGACATCGAACGGGCCAACCTGACCAAGGCGCTACGCGACGATATTCACGAGCGGACCGACATCATCCGCGAGGCTATCCTCATTTTCGAGTCGCTCTCGGAGTCCCTTTACGAAAAGGCTGGCAGCCTAACGATTGGCGAGACCGGAAGCGGCCCCCAATTCGAGGTCCATATCGATGGACAACGAAGCAAGGGCATTACCAATATGCAGATATTCTGCTTCGATCTCATGTTGACCGAGATTAGCCTTAAGAATGGGCGCGGTCCCGGCTTTCTGGTCCATGACAGCCATCTATTCGATGGGGTGGACGAAAGGCAGGTTGCTAAGGCGTTGCAACTCGGCGCCGAACGGGCTGAGGCTGCCGGGTTTCAGTACATTGTCACAATGAACTCTGACGCGCTGCCGCGTGAAGGGTTCAAGGCCGGGTTCAATATCCGCTCCCATGTCATGGACACGAAGCTGACCGACGCGACCGACACTGGGGGGCTATTCGGCCTGCGGTTTGAGTAG
- a CDS encoding XRE family transcriptional regulator, with the protein MGRSTDHIDALLPHDQQAVIDARQQDMTQEVEGLRELRQIAGKAQADIASALNITQPSVSKIEKQSDMHLSTLRNYVEAVGGELELTVKLPKRPVLRIHHLGDLVPVRAASVRKKSDDPTPRRRHG; encoded by the coding sequence ATGGGTAGAAGCACCGACCATATCGATGCTCTCCTTCCTCACGACCAGCAGGCCGTCATAGATGCGCGTCAGCAGGATATGACACAAGAGGTCGAGGGTTTGCGCGAACTTCGTCAGATCGCAGGCAAAGCGCAGGCGGATATCGCATCCGCTTTGAATATTACGCAGCCGTCCGTCTCCAAGATCGAGAAGCAGAGTGACATGCACCTCTCGACTTTGCGCAATTATGTGGAAGCCGTCGGCGGCGAATTGGAGCTGACTGTCAAGCTACCCAAGCGGCCGGTGCTGCGGATTCATCATCTTGGCGATCTTGTACCTGTCAGAGCCGCATCGGTGCGGAAGAAGAGCGACGATCCGACGCCAAGGCGGCGCCATGGATGA
- a CDS encoding XRE family transcriptional regulator, with the protein MARSLNEIIAGLPADEQAAIEARYQELRQEVEGLRELRQIAGKAQEDIASALNIKQPSVSKIEKQADMYLSTLRSYVEAVGGKLELTVTLPSHPALHLHSLGDMTMGDSAGVRTVARRRKQAGTR; encoded by the coding sequence ATGGCTCGGAGCCTGAACGAAATCATTGCCGGGCTTCCTGCTGACGAACAGGCAGCTATCGAAGCGCGCTATCAGGAACTGCGGCAGGAGGTCGAGGGTCTGCGCGAGCTGCGCCAGATCGCCGGCAAAGCGCAGGAAGACATCGCCTCGGCCCTCAACATCAAGCAGCCGTCGGTGTCCAAGATCGAAAAGCAGGCGGATATGTATCTCTCGACGCTGCGCAGCTATGTCGAGGCCGTCGGCGGCAAGCTCGAACTTACGGTGACGCTGCCATCGCATCCGGCGCTTCATCTCCATAGCCTGGGTGACATGACCATGGGCGATAGTGCTGGCGTTCGTACCGTGGCCCGTCGTCGGAAGCAGGCCGGGACCAGGTGA
- a CDS encoding ABC transporter transmembrane domain-containing protein, with translation MARRTTPVGDRPTTRRIGALGALWPFLRPYRGLLAAAMLALALTSAISLILPLAVRRVVDGFSQGAGLLDEYFGAAIGIIALLALATGLRYYLVTRLGERVVADIRKAVFDRVIGMSPAFFERVMTGEIISRITTDTTLILSVIGSSVSLALRNMLVFAGGMVMLMITSPKLTGLVLLIVPIVLVPIIVLGRRLRGLSRQNQDWIASSSGAASESLLAAQTVQAFTHEGASRANFAEVTEASFAAARRRIATRAVMTVLVIFLIFAGVAGVLWIGARDVRLGDMTVGGLVQFVIYAIMVASSVGALSELWGELQRAAGATERLGELLATRDTIADPANPVALPRPVAGRIALRNVSLSYPSRPGAQALEDVSLDIAAGETVALVGPSGAGKTTVVQMILRFWDPDQGRVTIDGIDLRDMARDDFRRAIALVPQEPAIFATSARENIRFGRLDATDAEVEAAARAAYAHDFIADLPQGYDSPLGERGVMLSGGQRQRIAIARAMLRDAPILLLDEATSALDSESERQVSGAVDRLAAGRTTVIVAHRLATVKKADRIVVMDGGRIVAQGTHAQLVAEGGLYARLARLQFTDGPVQTAAE, from the coding sequence ATGGCCCGCAGAACGACCCCTGTGGGTGACCGCCCCACCACCCGGCGCATTGGCGCCCTTGGCGCGCTGTGGCCCTTCCTGCGACCCTACCGCGGCCTCCTCGCGGCGGCGATGCTGGCCCTGGCGCTGACATCGGCCATCAGCCTCATCCTGCCTCTGGCGGTGCGCCGCGTCGTCGACGGCTTTTCGCAGGGCGCGGGTCTGCTGGACGAATATTTCGGCGCGGCGATCGGCATCATCGCCTTGCTCGCGCTCGCGACCGGCCTTCGCTACTACCTTGTCACCCGCCTTGGCGAGCGGGTGGTGGCCGATATCCGCAAGGCCGTGTTCGACCGCGTGATCGGCATGTCGCCCGCGTTTTTCGAGCGCGTGATGACCGGCGAGATCATCAGCCGCATCACCACCGACACGACGCTGATCCTTTCGGTCATCGGTTCGTCTGTCTCGCTGGCGCTGCGCAACATGCTGGTGTTCGCGGGCGGCATGGTGATGCTGATGATCACCTCGCCCAAGCTGACGGGCCTTGTCCTGCTGATCGTGCCCATCGTGCTGGTACCGATCATCGTCCTTGGCCGGCGTCTGCGCGGGCTGTCGCGGCAGAACCAGGACTGGATCGCGTCCTCGTCCGGCGCCGCGTCGGAAAGCCTGCTGGCTGCGCAGACAGTGCAGGCCTTTACCCATGAGGGCGCCAGCCGGGCCAACTTTGCCGAAGTGACCGAGGCCAGCTTTGCCGCCGCGCGCCGCCGCATCGCCACCCGCGCCGTGATGACCGTGCTTGTCATCTTCCTGATATTCGCGGGCGTCGCTGGCGTGCTGTGGATCGGCGCACGCGACGTCCGCCTGGGCGACATGACGGTCGGCGGGCTCGTCCAGTTCGTGATCTACGCCATTATGGTTGCCAGCAGCGTCGGCGCACTGTCCGAGTTGTGGGGCGAGTTGCAGCGGGCCGCGGGCGCGACAGAGCGGTTGGGCGAGTTGCTGGCGACCCGTGACACCATCGCCGATCCCGCCAACCCTGTGGCTCTGCCGCGCCCGGTCGCCGGGCGCATTGCGCTGCGGAACGTCAGCCTCAGCTATCCCTCGCGACCGGGGGCGCAGGCGCTGGAGGATGTCAGCCTCGATATTGCCGCCGGCGAGACGGTCGCCCTGGTCGGCCCCTCGGGGGCGGGCAAGACCACCGTGGTGCAGATGATCCTGCGCTTCTGGGATCCCGATCAGGGCCGTGTCACCATCGATGGCATCGATCTGCGCGACATGGCACGCGACGATTTCCGCCGCGCCATCGCCTTGGTGCCGCAAGAGCCGGCGATCTTTGCCACCAGCGCGCGGGAGAATATCCGCTTTGGCCGCCTCGATGCCACCGACGCCGAGGTCGAGGCCGCCGCGCGCGCGGCCTATGCCCATGACTTCATCGCCGATCTGCCCCAGGGCTATGACAGCCCGCTGGGCGAGCGGGGGGTGATGCTGTCCGGCGGCCAGCGCCAGCGCATCGCCATTGCCCGCGCCATGTTGCGCGACGCGCCGATCCTGCTTCTTGACGAGGCGACCAGCGCGCTCGATTCCGAGAGCGAACGGCAGGTCTCGGGCGCGGTCGACCGCCTCGCGGCCGGGCGCACGACGGTGATTGTCGCCCATCGGCTGGCAACGGTCAAAAAGGCCGACCGTATCGTCGTGATGGACGGCGGGCGGATCGTGGCTCAGGGCACCCATGCGCAACTGGTGGCCGAGGGCGGCCTCTATGCCCGCCTGGCGCGGCTGCAGTTCACCGACGGGCCAGTGCAGACGGCTGCTGAGTAG
- a CDS encoding helix-turn-helix domain-containing protein: MREEAKAQRRWPTPDILRRAQFVDDAGPIRFVDTEAAARYLALSAHTLECYRSLGGGPAYHKFGKWVRYAVDDLDAWAASCRRSTVASPDGPHALSVDRT; this comes from the coding sequence ATGCGTGAGGAAGCCAAGGCCCAACGCCGCTGGCCGACACCCGACATCCTGCGCCGCGCCCAATTTGTCGACGACGCCGGCCCGATCCGCTTCGTCGATACCGAAGCCGCAGCGCGATACCTCGCGCTGTCGGCCCACACGCTCGAATGCTACCGCTCGCTCGGCGGCGGACCTGCCTACCACAAGTTCGGCAAGTGGGTCCGCTATGCCGTCGATGATCTCGACGCCTGGGCCGCGAGCTGTCGCCGATCTACGGTAGCCTCGCCGGACGGGCCACACGCCCTTTCCGTTGACCGGACATAG
- a CDS encoding ArdC family protein produces the protein MSRNDRRVRAGADRANLYDEITDKIIGELEAGRVPWVQPWGTSAAKAPLGLPRNAATSRSYSGINVLILWGAVIEHGFPGQGWLTFRQALSLGGHVRKGERGTTVVYADRFTPEDEKRRAFEAGEEAQAIPFLKRFTVFNTAQCDDLPEDIEATAPPPPPGMIEPQVEALIKATGIDFRIGGNRAFYVPSLDYVQVPPPAAYFEPINWHRTALHELGHASGAEHRLNRNLSGSFGSKLYSVEEITAELISAYSCAALGIVPTVRHADYIGSWLEVLREDNRAIVRAASQASKAADWLLSFLPHAGSIDQNDDEQEAA, from the coding sequence ATGTCCAGAAACGATCGCCGCGTTCGTGCCGGAGCCGACCGGGCGAACCTCTATGACGAAATCACCGACAAGATCATCGGGGAGCTGGAAGCTGGCCGCGTGCCGTGGGTCCAGCCTTGGGGCACGTCGGCGGCCAAGGCCCCGCTTGGCCTGCCGCGCAACGCCGCAACTTCGCGAAGCTACAGCGGCATCAATGTCCTGATCCTCTGGGGAGCCGTCATCGAGCACGGCTTTCCCGGCCAGGGCTGGCTCACCTTCCGCCAGGCACTGTCGCTCGGCGGCCATGTCCGCAAGGGCGAGCGCGGCACCACCGTCGTCTATGCCGACCGCTTCACGCCGGAGGACGAGAAGCGCCGCGCCTTCGAGGCTGGCGAGGAAGCGCAGGCGATCCCGTTCCTGAAGCGCTTCACGGTGTTCAACACGGCGCAATGCGACGACCTGCCCGAAGACATCGAGGCGACCGCGCCGCCGCCGCCGCCCGGCATGATCGAGCCCCAGGTGGAGGCGCTCATCAAAGCGACCGGCATCGATTTCCGCATTGGCGGCAACCGGGCGTTCTACGTTCCGTCGCTCGACTACGTGCAAGTCCCTCCGCCAGCCGCCTATTTCGAGCCGATCAACTGGCACCGGACGGCCTTGCATGAACTCGGTCACGCGAGCGGCGCAGAGCACCGGCTGAACCGGAACCTCTCAGGCTCCTTCGGCTCGAAGCTCTATTCGGTCGAGGAAATCACCGCCGAATTGATCTCGGCCTATAGCTGCGCCGCGCTCGGGATCGTCCCGACCGTGCGCCATGCCGACTATATCGGCTCCTGGCTGGAGGTGCTGCGCGAGGACAACCGCGCCATCGTCCGAGCCGCCTCGCAGGCCAGCAAGGCGGCCGACTGGCTTCTCAGCTTCCTGCCGCATGCCGGCAGCATCGACCAGAACGACGACGAGCAGGAGGCGGCGTGA
- a CDS encoding ABC-three component system middle component 6 gives MILPTKHVRPDRALIGVGAEVLDILKRPMTMSRLWDEMRGRRSLHAPNAPIDYQWFILSLDLLFTIGAVDFDRGLVRRVQP, from the coding sequence ATGATCCTCCCGACAAAGCATGTCCGTCCCGATCGCGCGCTCATTGGCGTTGGCGCAGAGGTTCTCGATATTCTAAAGCGACCGATGACGATGTCGCGGCTGTGGGACGAGATGCGCGGACGCCGTTCGCTTCATGCGCCCAATGCTCCCATTGACTATCAGTGGTTCATTCTCTCGCTCGACCTGCTCTTCACGATTGGTGCCGTTGACTTCGATCGCGGCCTGGTGCGGAGGGTTCAACCATGA
- a CDS encoding ParB/RepB/Spo0J family partition protein — MATAAQKIILSPSRDIPFNKLVLSQSNVRRVKAGVSVEELAEDIARRGTLLQSLNVRPVLDARGDETDMYEVPAGGRRYQALAILVKQKRLARTAPVPCVVRDPSTSILAEDDSLAENTQRVPLHPLDQFRAFYDMRRKGMSEEEIAAAFFTTAQVVKQRLRLASVSPTLLDIYAEDGMKLEELMAFTVNPDHARQEQVWETVQTSHNRQPWYIRQLLTETTVPATDKRALFIGIETYEQAGGSVLRDLFQTDGGGWLQDPALLDRLVGEKLKTLADEIAAEGWKWIAVDTDLPYGYDQGLRALDFTLVDLNDDERAAREALREEYERIEAEYSEADELPDEIDQRLGEIETALEAFEKRPVIYDPADIARGGVFISVDRDGEPVVDRGYVRPEDETLVGVDDPDGEAETTGTEVAAAGTVQRAVITIDGQSAEPEDDDEEDVIKPLPERLVTELTAHRTLALRDAVGANPQVAFTALLHKLVRDTFQRTGTSGASLQASVNHVFFREQGKDLAETAYAKSVTQRHEDWKADLPADEDALWDWLAVLDDASRMALLAHCVSYGINALYERPNPYSGSGVSQSGLDRRMAEADRLARATGLDMVDVGFRPTVENYLGRVTKPRILAAVREGAGERAAQLVDHLKKGDMAKEAERLLADSGWLPEPLRLIDYDEPTTSDASEGEAETALPAFLAGEDED, encoded by the coding sequence ATGGCTACTGCCGCCCAGAAAATCATCCTGTCGCCTTCCCGCGACATCCCCTTCAACAAGCTCGTGCTCAGCCAATCGAATGTCCGACGCGTCAAGGCCGGCGTCTCGGTCGAGGAACTGGCCGAGGACATCGCCCGCCGAGGCACGCTCCTCCAGAGCCTCAATGTCCGCCCGGTCCTCGACGCCAGGGGCGATGAGACCGACATGTATGAAGTTCCCGCCGGCGGTCGCCGCTATCAGGCGCTCGCCATCCTCGTGAAGCAGAAGCGTCTCGCCAGGACCGCGCCTGTGCCCTGCGTCGTGCGTGATCCCTCCACGTCGATTCTCGCCGAGGACGACAGCCTCGCCGAAAACACCCAGCGCGTGCCGCTGCATCCTCTCGATCAGTTCCGGGCCTTCTACGACATGCGCCGCAAGGGCATGAGCGAGGAGGAGATCGCTGCGGCCTTCTTCACGACCGCGCAGGTGGTGAAGCAGCGCCTGCGTCTGGCCTCTGTCTCGCCCACGCTCCTCGACATCTATGCCGAGGACGGCATGAAGCTCGAAGAGCTGATGGCCTTCACCGTCAATCCCGACCATGCCCGCCAGGAGCAGGTCTGGGAGACGGTCCAGACCTCCCACAATCGCCAGCCCTGGTATATCCGCCAGTTGCTCACTGAAACCACGGTGCCGGCCACCGACAAGCGCGCCCTGTTCATCGGCATCGAAACCTATGAGCAGGCGGGCGGCAGCGTGCTGCGCGATCTCTTCCAGACCGATGGAGGCGGCTGGCTTCAGGACCCCGCGCTTCTCGACCGTCTGGTCGGCGAGAAGCTCAAGACCCTCGCCGATGAAATTGCCGCCGAGGGCTGGAAGTGGATCGCCGTCGATACCGATCTGCCCTATGGCTACGACCAGGGGCTTCGGGCGCTCGACTTCACCCTGGTCGATTTGAACGATGACGAGCGCGCGGCCCGCGAAGCCCTGCGTGAGGAATACGAACGGATCGAAGCTGAATACTCGGAAGCCGACGAGCTGCCGGACGAGATCGACCAGCGTCTCGGCGAGATCGAGACGGCGCTCGAAGCCTTTGAAAAGCGCCCGGTCATCTACGATCCGGCCGACATCGCGCGTGGCGGCGTCTTCATCAGCGTCGACCGCGATGGCGAGCCCGTCGTCGATCGCGGCTATGTGCGCCCGGAGGACGAGACGCTGGTCGGCGTCGACGACCCCGACGGCGAGGCCGAAACCACCGGTACCGAAGTCGCGGCTGCAGGCACCGTCCAGCGCGCCGTCATCACCATCGACGGCCAGTCGGCCGAACCGGAGGATGACGACGAGGAAGACGTCATCAAGCCGCTGCCCGAACGGCTCGTTACCGAACTGACGGCGCACCGCACCCTGGCGCTCCGCGATGCCGTGGGCGCCAATCCCCAGGTCGCGTTTACCGCCTTGCTGCACAAGCTCGTGCGCGACACCTTCCAGCGGACGGGCACCTCCGGCGCGAGCCTGCAGGCGTCCGTCAATCACGTCTTCTTCCGCGAACAAGGCAAGGATCTCGCCGAGACGGCCTATGCCAAGTCCGTCACCCAGCGGCATGAGGACTGGAAGGCTGACCTACCAGCCGATGAGGATGCGCTGTGGGACTGGCTCGCCGTGCTCGACGACGCCAGCCGCATGGCGCTGCTAGCGCATTGCGTCAGCTATGGGATCAACGCCCTCTATGAACGGCCCAATCCCTACAGCGGCAGCGGCGTGTCGCAGTCGGGCCTCGACCGGCGTATGGCAGAGGCCGATCGACTGGCCCGCGCCACCGGCCTCGACATGGTGGACGTCGGCTTCCGACCCACGGTCGAGAACTATCTCGGCCGCGTCACCAAGCCCCGCATTCTTGCGGCCGTCCGCGAAGGCGCGGGCGAACGCGCGGCCCAGCTCGTCGACCACCTGAAGAAGGGCGACATGGCCAAGGAGGCCGAACGCCTGCTGGCCGACAGTGGCTGGCTACCGGAGCCGCTGCGCCTGATCGACTATGACGAGCCGACCACGTCCGATGCCTCGGAAGGCGAGGCCGAGACGGCGCTCCCAGCCTTCCTTGCCGGTGAGGACGAGGACTAG